Within Prinia subflava isolate CZ2003 ecotype Zambia chromosome 10, Cam_Psub_1.2, whole genome shotgun sequence, the genomic segment TCTGTCCCAAGGAGAAGTCCCCACTGCCATGCCTGTGCACAGCGtttgtcctcctcctcctccgctaCAGGAGGAATAAAAATTGCTCCTTATTGTTCTGCCCTGGTATGGATAACTGGGGTTTAAAGCTGTGCGCAGGGTCTAAATTTAGTCATTAAGTCTGTTGTTGCAGTTATTTACCATTTGGAGGTATTGGAgatagtttaatttttttcttaaatcctCTGATAGAAGACTTTGGAATGATCACATGCCCTTGGAATGATCACACTGCAAACCACTCTTACACTGCTGCAGTTTGTGCTGCTTCACATTGCTACAGACTTGTCATTCAGACTTGGACATTCCCTCCAGGCAATACTCGAAATACAAGATGTTAACTCAGGAGCAGCTTATTAAAACTTTGCCTTTGGTTTGCCATGGAACTAGAAGGACTTAAATCACTGTAGTTTCTAATGACTTGGTTGGTTGAAGCCTCCAAGACACATCTTCTGCTGATCAGTAGCCCAAAATGCTGTTCTGTGGTTGGTGTTTTGGTATCTAAATCTGCTGTTTCAGTGTCTGAGGATGCATGGAGTGTCTGTGTGATAACTGTGGTGTGTTGTACTTCTGTGACTGGGTTTATTTTTAGTAAGCACGAAGTAAACAAAAGTTCTGAGTATTTAATCAGGGAATAGCTGCATCTGTTTGCAGGAGTGGAGAGCTGAATTAATTGGTTCTGTTTGGGAAACAATGTGTTACAAGTATTTGAATTCAAACTGATGCTGAAGCTATTAGGGTACTGGTAATACTGGTATAGTATAAAAATGGGTACAGGTGAGTTTTATAACATTTGTTAAGTTTGGAAGTAGTTAATAAAGGGGGctgtaattttgtcttttaaggAAGACTAGAAAAATTGCGTGGAACTATTCAGATACTTTACCAAGCTAAACCTCAGCAGGTGATGCTTAAAAGGTGAGTGCACAGTTCATAACGTGGGCTGGTTTTATAAACAGTTGCAGGGGGTGATGTCCGGGTTCTGTGCTCACACCTCTCCGGGGGGATGTGCCGGCtgcccccgggggctccggctcCTGCCGCTCCCTCCATTGGATGGGCCCGAGCGGGGAGCGGCCGGCAGCGCTCCAGCCCCGGGCTGCGgcggggagcagcagcagcagcagcaggaggaggaggaggaggaggaagaggaggaggaggagcaggctcAGGTGCAGGCAGTCATCACAcgggggagcagggaggcagcGGCAGCCGCTCCGCCGCACCGCGGTAACAGGACTGACTCCCTGTCAAGTGCTGGACAGAGCGGCTGGGGAGGATGCGTGTAGGTGAGAAAGCTTCTCTATTGCTTTAGCAGGGAATTGGAGAGAGGAGTGATTTTATACGTGCTCTGTTGCTTAtagacaaagggagcaaataGGCGGAAATATTCGGGGACGTTATAAAATCTGAAAGGACTTTCTGTACAGCGTGGCGATGCACGACAGGAAATTAACTCCAAAAAGAATGCGTTCTCTCAAAGTGCTGCGACAGAATTGAACGTTTGGCTTTCCTAGTGTCTGAAATTCCTCCTGAAGACACGGCAAGGACTATCAGAAACATCAGAGAGATCCTGGTACTTTTAAAGAGACTTAAAGCAAATGCCAGCTGAATGACCTTGGAGATCATTTTATGTGGATTCATTAATTTTCACTGCTAGTCTTCTAGTCTCAGGAACTCTCGGATTAATGATGGTTTTAACGTTTTAGGGGCCTTTCAAAAAACAAGATTGTATACGATTAATTACCTGCCTAATGATTCCTGAACCAATCAAGCGTTTACTTAAAACTGAACACAGAAGATgctttctttcagtgttttctctctccataGCTGTGAATAAAATGAACAAGGTAATGTCCTGCAAATAGAAGAACAGTTTTTTAAAGCAACTATTTATTATGCAGATCACctaataaatataaaaacctTAAACCCCTGAGAAGATGAAGCTGAGCAACAGAATAATGGAGTAGTAAACAATGGCAGCTTTTCTGGTCAAATCAGCATTTCATTAGCTTCCCAGCAGAATGCAGATGGAAGTTTCTGAGCTCGTTGTGTGGGGGTTTGTGAAATGATTCAGTTGTTGCTACAGAGGTGAGCAATATCATGGATATACCTATGAACTTCTAGGTACTGATCCACTGTAGGAGATATGGCAGTTTCTAAAGATGATTCTTTTAAATTGCCATTGCTGAAATTAAATTCaagaggatttattttgtcTATGGGGACACTGAATTATGATTCTGGCATTCGTAATTGTAATGGACTATAAGTGTTTAAAGGAACTGTAAATATTGACATGAgtctccaaaatatttttaaattattctcatttttaaatgagTAGACACAATCTTCCTCATTGTATGTGAGATGTATGTTTTCTTCTTGGGAGCCAGAGGACAAATCTGCCTCATCCCCCACCTGTCTCCCCCTAAATAAAATTCATTATTCATACCCGAATAGTGGTGAGTCTATTGGAATTAACCTtgacaaaaatgttttccttaccTTTCCAATGGATAGCATGGATAAGATGGAATACCATCTTCTGACTCGAACAAGAAAAGACAGCATTAGAGGATGAACTTTTTCCTTTAATCTCCAGTCAGTCTGTCATTTAAACTAAGACATAAAGATTATCTCCGGTAACTGCTGGTCCAGGAAACCTGAGCTGTACCGAggttcctccttcccttcctctccccagtATATACCAAAGTAAACGACTTTCTCAGGAAAATAAGTCAGAGgttccctcccctccttccctgggaaaTGAATGTGTCTCTTTtgtcagtttttatttctgttttagaaGTGCCTTGTGTTTGCTAAAGATGGGTCAAGAGCACTGGAGGAGCTGATCAGTGGCCTTTCTCTTtctggcttttgtttttcttttctttctttctttctctttctttctttcgtTCTTTCCTTAAAGCCAAGGTGTGCCAGAGGTGATGCACTGATGCTGAGGAGGCATCAACAGCTATGGGACTCTAATCCTCTCCCATGTAAGCACTGGCAGTGTCTGCAGAGAGAGACCGTGAGGCGCTGAAGCAGAGTTTAGCTGCTCTTCAGCAGGTCACCTGCTCACTAAGGCTCAGATTGCACTGGTCCCTAAGCAAAAACATGAACCAGTCACGATGGATTGAATGGAGGACTCTCAATATGAGCAGGAGTGTTATGAACATATCTGAGCACCTCTCCTGCCCTCTTGGATTTGGTCACTACAATGCAGTTGACATCTGTATCCTTGAGACAGTCATTATTGTCTTGCTAACATTCTTAATTATTGCGGGTAACTTAACTGTGATATTTGTGTTCCACTGTGCTCCGCTCCTGCATCATTACACCACCAGCTATTTTATTCAGACCATGGCCTATGCTGATCTTTTTGTTGGAGTCAGCTGCTTGGTTCCTACTTTGTCACTGCTCCACTACTCAACAGGTGTCCACGAGTCCTTGACTTGTCAAGTTTTTGGATACATCATCTCTGTGCTCAAAAGCGTCTCCATGGCGTGTCTGGCTTGCATCAGTGTGGATCGCTATCTCGCTATAACAAAGCCTCTCTCCTATAACCAACTGGTCACACCTTGTCGCTTGAGAATCTGCATCAGTCTCATCTGGATATACTCTTGCCTGATCttcttgccttctttttttggttggggGAAACCTGGTTACCATGGAGATATTTTTGAATGGTGTGCTACCTCCTGGCTAACTAATGCCTACTTTACTGGCTTTATCGTGTGCTTACTGTACgctcctgctgcctttgtcATTTGTTTCACCTACTTTCACATCTTTAAAATCTGCCGGCAGCACACCAAAGAGATCAGTGACCGCAGAGCTCGATTTCCTAACGAgggggaggctgctggggacgctgggcacagccccgacCGCCGCTATGCCACGGTCCTGTTCCGGATAACCAGCGTGTTCTACGTGCTCTGGCTCCCTTACATCATATACTTTCTGCTGGAAAGCTCCAGGGTGTTGGAAAACCCAGCGCTCTCCTTCCTAACCACGTGGCTTGCTATAAGCAATAGTTTCTGCAACTGTGTGATCTATAGCCTCTCCAACAGCGTTTTCAGGCTGGGACTGCGGAGACTGTCAGAGACATTGTGTTCATCTTGTGTGTGTTCAAAAGACAGGGATGTACGGGACCCTAAACCAAGGAAACGGGCTAATTCCTGCTCCATTTAAAGAAAACCGGTGCATGTAATCAAATGCTGAGTTCTGATAGTATTTGTGGTATCTGGAAAGTTGCCAGAGAGAAATGTTTACTTGAACAGCTTGTGGTGGTGTTAGAGTGAATTTAAAAGGGATCCTGGAAAAGGCAAAGGCGGTAAGAAGGGTCACTGAACTCCTGTGAAATTGTTGGGAGAACAATTCAACAGAGATGATGAAGaaagtcagaaataaaaatcttccaAAGGGCATGAAGTAACTAGCACATCAGAGGAGGTTCCTCGTAAAACAAATTAGTTAGTTACTATCTTATATTTTCCCCTCGTAGACAAGTTGTCTTTGTGTCAGAATGTACTGTAGCCTTCAgaattttaatacatttaagAGGAAGCAATCAACACCAACAGTATGCATCTATCCGTAAATTATATACTTGAGGACTGTAGTAGATACTGCAGGTAATAATCAGCTCTATCTTTGCTCACATCTTGTACAATCTTCAGTTGTACAAGAAATCTGCAGTGCATAAACCACACCCCGGTGATGACGCTTTGGGATAAACGGGCACCTTTTGGTACAACTTACACAGGAGCTCTCGCTCtcatttccccctttttccatGCTGTGCATCCCTCTATTCCATTGTGTGCAGGTGGGTGAGTTTGAGGGCACCTGTGGGGTGACCTGAGTTCCAAACCATTCTTTCTGCAGGAAGCAATAGCCCTCCCTGGCTGGCTGGCGCTGCCCATGTACCACAATCCCTCCAGTCATTCTCTCTGCTGGCCCCATTCAGTCAGCACAGGGTGTGGATGTGGTGTCCTTCAGGGTGTACTGAAACTTTTCCTTGCTGGTTCCACAGATGCTCCCAACACAGACAGGGGAATGGCACACAGCAGTGTGCAGCACTGCTTAGAAAATCAAAACTGACCCTTTTCTTTGGGAAATCTAAAGAGCTTACTGTTGTAGCTGTCAATCTCTTGTGTGAACCTCACTTGCacatactgtatttttttaaagagaaaactaAATTGTGGTCTGTGCCTAATGTTTTCATAGCACGTGGAGTAGGGCAATGCTACAGGATCAAAAAATTTACAGTTGCTTTAAGAGAAGTACTTCTGTGCAGCTCTTTGTTAGAGAAGTATTCTCAGAGGAGGAGAACAAGACAGTTTAGTGTTAAATACAGGCCAAGAGCTTTGGTGTGTCCTTTTGTACTGAACTGACTTTCAGGTCCAGCGATGAGTATTTTTGATTTTGCAAGGGCACACATTACGTCTGTGTAATAAATTGCCAGGGGTTCAGATGCATGCCAATCAATacaatatttaaattataacTTTGAAccaaatgtaattttcttaGATGGTTATTGGCTTTTAAAAAAGGCCCAATCATTGATTATTGGTGCCTTTTAACACTGCACTATTATTCCTTCTTTCACCAAAATGGGTATGTAAAGATTGTGCCTATTACTTTTTGTAATGAAAGTTGACCACGTGTGCACACTTGTGGTTTGACTCTTTGTTCTGTTGAGGTGGTTCTGAACCCctgtacatttttttaaacatgtaaGAAAGTTGAAACAATGGAATAAAGCAGTATTATGTCAATCAAACTCAGCCTTGGCGTTAGTTCCCTGATGTTACACTCTGTTCTCCGGGAAAGTCCTTTTGGGTTAGAATTTGAGTGAACAATTTCAAATCCCAATTTCAAAGCTGCTTACTTGATGTGTATAATGTTGGAATTCTGGTTTCTGGCATTGGACGTCCTCAAAGTTGATTCAAACATGACTTGAAACATTCCTTGAGCCGAGCTGAGCTGTTGCTGACACTCAGCCCTCACAGATATTAGGGGAAAATGAGTGGTGTCCTTTGCATGGATCTCGTAATGCTCCATGTCTACAGGAGTGCATTTGCTGCCTTCTTTTGGCAGGTTCATGTTTATTTGGGGAGGCACTTTTggctcactgctgctctgtatTGTTGTGTAACCCCAGCTCTTCCTACAAACATGACTTGGATTCATTTAGTTTTGTCAttcttttgtcatttttcttcctgcttaGTAGGGCCTCAGCAAGCAAGACTTAGACAAGGagcaatgaaatattttatttctcacaaTTCACAGGGCTGGTTTCTTACCATAAAGTCATTTTATACCTGTGCTCCAGAACTGGCCACTTAGAGCTTCTGATTTGCATTGGCATTTCTGGTGACAGGTTTGTGTGGGACCTTCTGGAATTCAAGAAAAGTTCTAGAAAGTGCTTGAAGTCGACCTGGCATTTCCTGAAGGCAGGCCGTGGGCAGCAGAGGTGTTTGTTGTGGCTGTGGTACTGTAACTCCAGATGTGTCAAACACCCCAGCAAGCTCactcagctgagctgtgccttaGTAAAACCCTGTTTGTGTGACCTCAGCAAGTGCAGCTGATGTCCAGCACCTTCCAGCTTTATTGGCTGGAAACCGTGGGTCACAGGTGGGGCTTGGCCTCGGGGCTGCACCACAGTTTGCTCACCCTGAGGGGCACAGTCAGCAATATTTCCTCTTTGCCATCCTGTTCAGTGTATGGTTTTGTTGGGTGGAATTAgagatttcctttttcctcaggCTGTCCTTGGAGGGAGAGAGTATAAGAGAAATCCATTACCCTGGATCCAGCTTGTAGGTTCCAAGGCTCTTCTGCccctttttaaagttttttggtttgttgaaTGCTGACTTCATGTTGTTGGTGCAGGAACACTAATTTGCCTACCTGGACTCTGaatttcagctgctgaaaaGTCACATTTCACCCTATTCTCTATAAATCTCCTGGAATCTGTCAAATCAAACATCCTCAGCAGATTGAAgtattgcttttcttctttctatttCCCAGGTGACAGGATTTGACCTGGTCAGTCACATGAATCTTTAAATTTACTATGTGTGTTTCATTTTATGAAAGTGTTTTCTAAACTCATGAtgtaaaattattatttgaGGGACGTTTTGTTACTGTTTACTAATGCTGTCTGAGGATTCCAGCTGGTGCTAAATTCTCTTCCAGAATTAGAAGGCTGGGCATTTAAATGGATTAAGCAAGCCACAGAAATTCCAGTCACCCAATATGTCACTTTTGATTTTCATTCTGTTATTATATAAAGTCGCATGTTTTTGTATGAAAACCTGATGAAACAATGGTACTTGTAAAGCTAGCTCCCACTCTCATGTGCCTGAAGATCTTTAGGATTTACCTGGTAAATAGGAGATCAGACACTGACTAAAGAAGTTGATGCGAAAAAATCATTGTCAATAATACAGGcaataaaaaaggaaactgaTGTAAAATACTAAACTAAAACATGAAGCTATAAACCTGAtaaataagcaaaacaaaatatatacatatatatatatatataagccTCCTTATTCAGGTAGATTATGTTGTGCTGTTACATTTCTCTGGGATACTTATGCTTGCAGCACACCAGGGGCAATGTCAAGGTCGATTGCCTTACCATTTTTGGAACCTCATGTCTGTAGCCTAACAAAAAGTCCAAAAAAAGGTGTAATGGCAGCAAAAGAACTGCCAGGAAAGTATTTGTTTCTTCACCAAATTCTGTGTTCTTCCTTATTTTCTGGCTAAGTAAATTTCCTCTTAAAATAGTGTTCTTTACCAGGAAGGGGAACTGTAGTGATGAAAAACACATTGCTGTCTTTTAAGGTTTACTTACTGTCTCATaggaagatatttttttcctgatttctgctTCAGAATCCATTTTGTAATTGTACTCAGTAAAGCATGAGGTACTgtgcaagttttatttttgtgcagtCTTTGTGCTTCCTCTGTTGAaaagttgggaaaaaaatttttatttagctgCCTTTCACAGGTGGTTTAGTAagaccttttaaaaatagtggTTTTATTGGGTTTATGATTAATTTTCATTCATTAGTGTTTGACACTGCAATGTGCTCGAGTACACTTAGTTTTTACCTTCAgcaaaagcagtaaaatatcCTTTTATGGGTAAACAAACTTAGCAGTTGATATTAGAAATTGAGATTTAATGATGAGTTATTTCAATAACCACTTCATTTCAATGTGGAGCTGTTTTATCTTTCCATACTATGGTTGCAGCTAAACACATAAATATACAGagtctttcttttttaagtattctttcttttttgtgtaAGTATGTACTGAATTTATACATAGATCTCAACATTTTAAACCAAAGCCTGTGCATTATTGTCGATGGGATGAAAGCAATGTAGAAGGGTATTTAGGAGGAGCTTCCTACACACGGATTTTTTTTAGTCattctgtaaagaaataattccCTTCCCCATCTGATATTAGGACAATCCCCTGAGCTGTGAGTGCTGAAGGAGTGGGATGTGAATGGAGAAGAAGCTGTTAATGACCCAACACAGCCCTGAGAAAATACTGTAAACCCCTCACTTTTACATACATCATTTCTTTAGGCTCTTTATTTGTGCTGTGAAAGGTAGGCTGAATATAAGGTGctttcagcagcactgaggaatGGCTAGGAAAAGTCATTTCAGGCAGTAGAATCTTTGGGACTTTTTCCCAGCCTTAACCTATCTGCTGCCAGACTTAACCCTCTGGAGCAGActgacagcagggctgcagggtttCATTTTAACCACCCTGAGACTCCGTCTGGACAAAGAAAAGGTGGCTGGGagcaaaatgaaactttccTAAGTGCAGTGATGACCTGGGAAAagagtttcttttttcctgtgcaaTGTTCATCCCTGTGTCAAAGCTCACAATTTAAAATTTCCAGCTGGCAGTGTTAGAAGAAGAGACAAGGTTTTGAGAAAGGGAAACTCAGAGATGTCAGTGTCATCATCTGAGGGCACTCCTGCAACTTGACAGCAttgttctttgtttcctttaaataaagtgtcttttttccccttctatATTATTTCAACAAAAACAAATTCTTCTCATCATGGAAAAAGTCCATGTTATGAGATGTTTAAGTGAGGTTCAGGATTGTGGTTCGGGCAGGTATAACAGAGGGTCCCAAGTTACTTGTGAAAACAACTACTTCAAATTTCATACACTTTAGGCAGGAATGTCTTCAAATACCTGTCCCAGGTGAGGGGTTTCCTGTCCTTGTATCATCACTCCAGTGTTGTTTGTGCTTGTGCAGGTATTATGGAGAAGTCCTTCCTGTGGAGCAGCTAAATTTAGAATTGTAAATGGACAAAAGATGTTTTCTGTGATAGAATAGATTTGTTCTGCCTTAGGAAAGGCACTGGCTGAACCTCCTCATATCTCAGTTGTTTGGGGTCGTTGGCAGCTCTGCACAAATCCATTTTTGGGTACTGGGGTATGGGGCTGAAGCATGTGCCTGTCCTCTGCTGAAACTCTTACTCATGGAGTGAATCCTCTGCAGATGAGGTGAGAGAGCTGAAGGCAACAATGCCTTAAACTGCCTCAGCAAGACTTTTCCAGCTGTGGTTATCAGGGTTTTGAATGGTAAGGAAATTcattgtaattaaaaaatgagaGATCTGTGTGCTGTGAGTAATGAATTGTTATTAGGTCAAGAGCAGAGTAGTCTGGTTTGCATCTGTGCCCTCAACACATCAAAATTCTCATCTTCATCTGAGAATTTTATTATAATCAGGTAGATTTTCAGGCACTGCAGTTTTTATAGGGAGTTTCAGTGCAACTGTATGTACATAAGGATTGTAAGTAGCCATATAATGGCAAGGCTTCTGTGGAAgcattttttgcatttcagGGGCTTTGGGGACCACTTAGTGGCTCAAGTTGGATAAGTTCTAAGCGTGTGCTGAAATTACCAAAGCCAAGATAGCAAACACAGGCTGTAAATGCAAGATGTTTATCCTAAACTCCTTTCTCTGTAATACTGGATATTTGATGGTGTCCAGGCAATCATCTCACGTTGGcttatgaagaaaagaaagaaatctgttggccttacagaaaagaaagaaatctaaCACATGTAAGCAGAACTGCGTGCTGTCATAATGAAATTATGTTCAAGATTTTTGATTTCTCAACTCAGGACTTAGATATTTTCTGTAATCTCTTACTTTGGGAGCTCCTAGccaatttgtttttttcattttctgtctgtgctgtactTGATCTCTGGCTTGTGCGTTTTTGAAGTTCAATTTTAAATCTGAGTTTTCAATCCAGTTTTGCTGGTTTGTAGCTGTGTTCTTCACTTGGCTCATGTAAAAACTTTTATGGAGTATTGGAATGGTCGTGTCCTTGAAGGGAACTTCATCCAGTCTGGAATGTACTCAGGCTGCATTTCATTGTGTCTGAGAGAAGTATTGCTGTACCTTGTTCACCAGATTTCAGGTCTCTTGGCAAGAGCATCAGGGACAGACAAGTTCTCTAAGATCCCCTGTTGGGCTGAAACATTTgcctctgggtttttttgtaaatgttGCTAACTAAAGAAACTCTATTTTGGTGGTGAATAAGTATTTTGGATGGTGTTTATGGAGATAATTGATCTGTCTGTTGTATTTCCTCTGGTTCTGGTGGTGGAACAGGAGAGTTATTGCTTTATTGCTGCTGGAAGTTCTGTGCACTTCCCCCCCTTTTTTGGGAAAAGTATGTCTGTGGTGGTTGGTCATTGATACAATTGGATTTCAGTAATCATCTTATTTTATGAAATTCGTTGCATTAGTAATGCctgtaatttgaaaataaaaatcataacTAAGTGCTCTTGCAATAATGGTattgattttgtttaaaaataaattataccGAGATAAAAATTCTTTACATTGGTGTAAAGACATTTGAAATGGGTTGTATGTGAGGAATAGCTGCTGACAATTTGTTTTGGGAAAGATTTGCATTTCCAGGGGCAGATGAAAGTCAGGAGAtggaaatgtaaatattaattctgaagaaaagcaggTCTTGCTTTTCATACAATAATAAAATGATTTGAATCTGGTTTTTGTCAGGGAATTTGGGGTTTCTGTACATCACCTTGTAGAGATGGTAATATAAGTAGCCATGGCTTACCAAAAAGTGTTGAGATATTagtaattataaaaataaaattactagAAATTGTCTCTACCATCACCATGATGTGCCTAGACCTTAAGTCCATCTGTAACTAGTCCATGGTagcacagcaggaagggattCTGAGGAATGGCAAAGGAACTCCTTTTCTCTAGGGGAGAGTTAAAGTCTCTAGGATTGTCCAACTTAAAAAAGAGGATTAAGGGGAGTTTGAGAAATCTGTGAGGTTGGGCTTGTCCTCGGGGAGAACTGGATGTAATTCCACACTGTTTCTGttccagggaaaaaacaaaaaacaaccaatcAAAAAAAATGGGTAGCACTATGAACTCAAACTGTGTGTGTAGTGAATCATGGGATGCAGTGGCCAAAGACTCTCTGGGTGGTAAAAGCTGAAATGGGTTAAAAATTCCAGAGAATTTAGGGAGGAGtgtgtctttgtgtgtgtgtgtaaggtGGCAGTGAGGCAAGTGGCACTATCATCAACTTTCTCGAATTTTCTTGCTAGGGAAGCAAAATTCCTTCTGGGAAAGCACCAACAAAGCACTTGTGAAGGGGACTGTATTGCTAGTTTTGAGATCAAGTATTCAGGGATATacttttacttaaaaaaaaaataaagatagtAGGTTAGAGCCAAGCTATTTTATAGTCAGTCTTAGCAGAAAGGGCTTTTTAACCCCATGTAAACACCAG encodes:
- the GPR52 gene encoding G-protein coupled receptor 52, which translates into the protein MNQSRWIEWRTLNMSRSVMNISEHLSCPLGFGHYNAVDICILETVIIVLLTFLIIAGNLTVIFVFHCAPLLHHYTTSYFIQTMAYADLFVGVSCLVPTLSLLHYSTGVHESLTCQVFGYIISVLKSVSMACLACISVDRYLAITKPLSYNQLVTPCRLRICISLIWIYSCLIFLPSFFGWGKPGYHGDIFEWCATSWLTNAYFTGFIVCLLYAPAAFVICFTYFHIFKICRQHTKEISDRRARFPNEGEAAGDAGHSPDRRYATVLFRITSVFYVLWLPYIIYFLLESSRVLENPALSFLTTWLAISNSFCNCVIYSLSNSVFRLGLRRLSETLCSSCVCSKDRDVRDPKPRKRANSCSI